The Primulina eburnea isolate SZY01 chromosome 8, ASM2296580v1, whole genome shotgun sequence genome contains a region encoding:
- the LOC140838711 gene encoding uncharacterized protein isoform X1, whose amino-acid sequence MDEECKKRVNSSFQESDSVGGGHASEMVFVNQSMRSMYDLTQMSKSHDDARRKLHGMVETAKDEISNLVENLSVDDETACDHIPTDGHMHEVCIRNPLTGKAKGVSNANITRHWDNKSRKGKGKGKGKESAEISSSKGAKRKDQSSQNAYNTQEMTYTPSKQDLNFQPSQNPLECPQFPVVYGQNPHFFQYPHQSEGNTNFGSSGQMNLYSYNFWGPHSTQGNDNDK is encoded by the exons ATGGATGAAGAATGTAAAAAAAGGGTTAATTCTAGTTTTCAAGAAAGTGACAGTGTTGGTGGTGGTCATGCATCTGAGATGGTTTTTGTAAACCAATCAATGCGATCGATGTATGATCTAACTCAAATGAGCAAGTCTCATGATGATGCGAGAAGAAAACTTCATGGAATGGTTGAAACTGCAAAAGATGAAATATCCAACCTAGTTGAGAATTTGAGTGTCGATGATGAGACAGCTTGTGATCATATTCCAACTGATGGTCACATGCATGAAGTCTGCATACGTAACCCACTGACTGGTAAAGCCAAAGGAGTTtcaaatgcaaatattacacgcCACTGGGATAATAAGAgcagaaaaggaaaaggaaaaggaaagggAAAAGAAAGTGCTGAAATTTCGA GTTCAAAAGGAGCAAAACGGAAAGATCAAAGTTCACAAAATGCCTACAACACACAGGAGATGACCTATACACCATCAAAACAAGACTTAAATTTCCAACCGTCCCAAAATCCGTTGGAATGTCCTCAATTTCCAGTTGTTTATGGGCAAAATCCACATTTTTTCCAGTACCCACATCAATCG GAAGGTAATACAAACTTCGGTTCAAGTGGTCAGATGAATTTATACTCTTATAATTTTTGGGGGCCTCATTCTACACAA GGAAATGATAATGATAAATGA
- the LOC140838711 gene encoding uncharacterized protein isoform X2 produces the protein MDEECKKRVNSSFQESDSVGGGHASEMVFVNQSMRSMYDLTQMSKSHDDARRKLHGMVETAKDEISNLVENLSVDDETACDHIPTDGHMHEVCIRNPLTGKAKGVSNANITRHWDNKSRKGKGKGKGKESAEISSSKGAKRKDQSSQNAYNTQEMTYTPSKQDLNFQPSQNPLECPQFPVVYGQNPHFFQKVIQTSVQVVR, from the exons ATGGATGAAGAATGTAAAAAAAGGGTTAATTCTAGTTTTCAAGAAAGTGACAGTGTTGGTGGTGGTCATGCATCTGAGATGGTTTTTGTAAACCAATCAATGCGATCGATGTATGATCTAACTCAAATGAGCAAGTCTCATGATGATGCGAGAAGAAAACTTCATGGAATGGTTGAAACTGCAAAAGATGAAATATCCAACCTAGTTGAGAATTTGAGTGTCGATGATGAGACAGCTTGTGATCATATTCCAACTGATGGTCACATGCATGAAGTCTGCATACGTAACCCACTGACTGGTAAAGCCAAAGGAGTTtcaaatgcaaatattacacgcCACTGGGATAATAAGAgcagaaaaggaaaaggaaaaggaaagggAAAAGAAAGTGCTGAAATTTCGA GTTCAAAAGGAGCAAAACGGAAAGATCAAAGTTCACAAAATGCCTACAACACACAGGAGATGACCTATACACCATCAAAACAAGACTTAAATTTCCAACCGTCCCAAAATCCGTTGGAATGTCCTCAATTTCCAGTTGTTTATGGGCAAAATCCACATTTTTTCCA GAAGGTAATACAAACTTCGGTTCAAGTGGTCAGATGA